The following proteins come from a genomic window of Montipora foliosa isolate CH-2021 chromosome 2, ASM3666993v2, whole genome shotgun sequence:
- the LOC137991794 gene encoding uncharacterized protein yields MFADDTKVYRELSNIAKDSEALQLDVDQLLSWASTWQLRFNPDKCEVLRITHKRDFSLPTYSLGTSLKSVKHLKDLGIMVSSDLSWSEQVNATVNKANKFTGLVHRTVGSSNPNAFSTLYKSLVRPVLEYAAPVWNPYLVKDVLALERVQRRASRLALGQKRGEMDYEDRLGMLKWPTLETRRLFLSLVECYKIVFDMNKLNFDDLFEFTKCNSTRANHPYKLYLKPAKCNSYKYSFPIRIVRHWNNLPGSVVEAGSLGRFKNALKSFLNIS; encoded by the coding sequence atgtttgctgacgacaccaaAGTATACAGAGAACTGTCAAATATAGCTAAGGACAGTGAAGCCCTGCAACTCGATGTCGATCAGCTACTATCCTGGGCATCTACATGGCAACTACGCTTTAATCCTGATAAGTGTGAAGTCTTACGTATTACACACAAACGTGACTTCTCCCTCCCTACATACTCATTGGGTACGAGCCTTAAAAGCGTAAAGCACCTTAAGGATTTGGGTATTATGGTTTCTTCGGATTTATCCTGGAGCGAACAGGTTAACGCGACCGTTAATAAGGCTAACAAATTCACGGGTTTGGTTCACAGAACAGTGGGCTCGTCAAATCCCAATGCGTTCTCCACGTTATACAAATCTCTTGTGCGCCCGGTTCTAGAATACGCCGCCCCGGTATGGAATCCATATTTGGTTAAAGATGTGCTAGCGTTAGAAAGAGTTCAGCGAAGAGCCTCTCGGCTTGCTTTAGGTCAAAAACGGGGTGAAATGGATTATGAAGATCGTTTAGGGATGCTGAAGTGGCCTACACTCGAAACACGCAGActgtttctttctttagttGAATGTTACAAAATCGTATTTGACATGAACAAACTAAACTTCGATGATCTTTTTGAATTCACTAAGTGCAATTCAACCCGCGCTAACCATCCGTATAAGCTTTATCTTAAACCAGCCAAGTGTAATTCGTATAAATATTCTTTTCCTATCCGAATCGTACGGCACTGGAATAATCTACCAGGTTCTGTTGTTGAGGCTGGGAGCTTGGGTCGTTTTAAGAATGCGCTGAAGAGCTTTCTAAATATCTCTTAA